A window of the Gloeothece verrucosa PCC 7822 genome harbors these coding sequences:
- a CDS encoding PEP-CTERM sorting domain-containing protein — translation MSSSFFNQTSSVVFSWNFAEGAAGWQGGFADYPSGEETFYELNFSLRPLPSPLVNNQALWITGNNHSDDLFMYFRNQVSGLTPSTTYQVTFNVELASDAPDGSIGIGGSPANSVYLKAGATTTEPIAMLAPSSNFLLLNVDKGNQAQGGRDAVVLGDVAKPDDGKFDYALIERSNVGGLFTFRTDNTGSAWLYFGTDSGYEGTTSVYYTNFTAQLAVVPEPLTLAGVCTAVSLGVWFKRLRSQKALK, via the coding sequence ATGAGTTCGTCGTTTTTTAATCAAACTTCTTCAGTCGTCTTTTCTTGGAATTTTGCCGAAGGCGCTGCGGGTTGGCAAGGAGGTTTCGCGGATTATCCAAGTGGCGAAGAAACTTTTTATGAGTTGAATTTTAGCTTGCGTCCGCTTCCAAGTCCCCTAGTAAATAATCAAGCTTTATGGATCACAGGTAACAATCATAGTGATGACCTGTTCATGTATTTCCGTAACCAAGTGAGCGGTTTAACTCCCTCTACCACCTATCAGGTTACTTTTAATGTTGAACTGGCCAGTGACGCGCCGGATGGGAGTATTGGCATAGGTGGCAGCCCGGCTAATAGTGTTTATCTTAAAGCGGGTGCAACCACCACCGAACCAATCGCTATGTTAGCTCCTTCGAGTAATTTTTTACTCCTGAATGTGGATAAGGGAAATCAAGCTCAGGGGGGTCGAGATGCTGTTGTCCTTGGAGACGTTGCCAAGCCTGATGATGGGAAGTTTGACTACGCTTTAATCGAGCGCAGTAACGTCGGAGGACTTTTCACATTTCGCACTGATAATACCGGCAGTGCGTGGTTGTACTTCGGCACAGACTCCGGTTATGAGGGAACTACCTCGGTTTATTACACGAATTTTACGGCCCAATTGGCGGTAGTACCTGAACCACTGACCTTAGCGGGTGTCTGCACGGCTGTTTCTTTGGGTGTTTGGTTTAAGCGGCTGCGCTCTCAAAAAGCCTTAAAATAA
- a CDS encoding transposase, giving the protein MVEVMKREGKGFQLLARRWVVERTFAWLLKKRRLVVDYEKFPETSECFIYIAMVHLMLKRLAQEKLPQTA; this is encoded by the coding sequence ATTGTTGAAGTCATGAAAAGAGAAGGCAAAGGATTTCAATTATTAGCTAGAAGATGGGTAGTTGAAAGAACGTTTGCATGGTTGCTCAAAAAACGCCGCTTAGTGGTAGATTACGAAAAATTTCCTGAAACCAGTGAATGTTTTATTTATATAGCTATGGTTCATTTGATGTTAAAACGATTAGCTCAGGAAAAATTGCCCCAGACTGCTTAA
- a CDS encoding LexA family transcriptional regulator, which translates to MKKKLYPQQNEVYQFLIEYIDKYQHSPSRQEIAQKFQKHVSTIKEHLRVLKQKGYIDWEQGGKRNIIIVGQPQKKCPPIPNNFWTNVDEKDYQLYFFIRNYISQHQQSPTIKEMMEGLGLKSTSTIEGSLKRLREKGYIDWLDNKRRSLRILEK; encoded by the coding sequence ATGAAAAAGAAATTATATCCACAGCAGAACGAAGTTTATCAATTTTTGATTGAATATATCGATAAATATCAGCATTCTCCCAGTCGCCAGGAGATAGCACAAAAATTTCAAAAGCACGTCTCTACCATCAAAGAACATTTGAGGGTTCTGAAGCAAAAAGGCTATATTGACTGGGAACAAGGTGGGAAAAGAAATATTATCATTGTTGGGCAACCTCAAAAGAAATGCCCTCCCATTCCTAACAATTTTTGGACAAATGTTGATGAGAAAGATTATCAGCTATACTTTTTTATTAGGAATTACATAAGTCAACATCAACAATCACCAACGATTAAAGAAATGATGGAAGGGCTAGGGTTAAAATCCACCAGCACAATCGAAGGTAGTTTAAAGCGATTGAGAGAAAAAGGTTACATTGACTGGCTTGATAATAAGCGACGTTCTTTGAGAATTTTAGAAAAATAA
- a CDS encoding type II toxin-antitoxin system YafQ family toxin, whose product MKLVIDNKFKRAFKRLIKKNPQLQTKILSILDLLEVDPFTSSLKSHKLTGELDGYWSCSVSYDCRIIFKLSQDPESEEVLILLVDIGTHDEVY is encoded by the coding sequence ATGAAATTAGTAATTGATAATAAGTTTAAAAGAGCTTTTAAACGATTAATTAAAAAAAATCCTCAACTACAAACAAAAATCTTAAGCATACTAGATTTACTAGAAGTAGATCCCTTTACGTCTTCTTTAAAATCTCATAAGTTAACAGGGGAGTTAGATGGGTATTGGTCATGTTCTGTCAGTTATGATTGTCGGATTATTTTTAAGTTATCTCAAGATCCTGAATCTGAAGAAGTTTTAATCTTGCTTGTTGATATTGGAACTCATGATGAGGTTTACTAA
- a CDS encoding HAD family hydrolase, whose translation MSIKGVLLDVDGTLVDSNDAHAKAWVEAFKKFAYDISFEEVRPLIGMGGDKVISQLVPGLTDSEGVGKEISSFRQQLIVNQYGKKLSPTPGARQLLLKMLSLGLKLIVASSAKNEELSVLLKSAGIEDLLPEATTSSDVDNSKPEPDIVQAARDKINLPQSQVIMLGDTPYDIEAASRAGVSIIALRCGGFSDSQLEGAVAIYDDPAQLLEQYETSETVCKENIKQSGAIFPELIVLTSNEP comes from the coding sequence ATGAGCATTAAAGGCGTGCTTTTAGATGTAGATGGGACACTGGTAGACAGCAATGATGCACACGCCAAAGCTTGGGTTGAAGCATTTAAAAAGTTTGCTTACGATATAAGCTTTGAGGAGGTTAGACCTTTAATCGGGATGGGTGGCGACAAAGTAATTTCTCAACTTGTGCCAGGGTTAACCGACTCAGAGGGCGTAGGCAAAGAGATATCTTCTTTCCGCCAGCAGTTGATCGTTAACCAATACGGAAAGAAATTAAGTCCTACACCAGGGGCACGTCAACTCTTATTAAAAATGCTATCACTCGGACTTAAATTAATCGTTGCCAGTTCAGCCAAAAATGAGGAACTTTCAGTATTATTAAAATCAGCCGGCATTGAAGATCTCTTACCCGAAGCGACGACATCGAGTGATGTTGATAATTCTAAACCTGAGCCTGATATCGTACAAGCGGCAAGAGATAAAATTAATCTGCCACAGTCGCAAGTTATAATGTTAGGGGACACACCTTATGATATCGAAGCCGCATCAAGAGCCGGTGTTAGTATTATCGCTTTACGTTGTGGAGGATTCAGTGACTCCCAACTTGAAGGCGCTGTAGCTATTTATGATGACCCGGCTCAGTTATTGGAACAATATGAAACATCAGAGACTGTTTGTAAAGAAAATATTAAGCAGTCTGGGGCAATTTTTCCTGAGCTAATCGTTTTAACATCAAATGAACCATAG